In a single window of the Actinomycetota bacterium genome:
- a CDS encoding response regulator transcription factor, with protein MAKLLLVEDDAALRRGLRFALEDEGHEVIEAPDAAAAMAAFESDPADLVLLDLRLPDRSGFEVCREIRRVSFVPIVIVTAQDDTHDMVAGLEAGADDYVTKPVSAKALAARVRAHLRRVSWQGLPGSEVVAGLDATLLARVDLEIRELEGVVLRHGRRIPLTKTEFRLLCEFAHHPNQLLSRDQLLETVWGYDYVGDGRLVDTHVRRLRAKVEDDPDEPSLIVTARGLGYRLSVA; from the coding sequence ATGGCGAAGCTGTTGCTGGTCGAAGACGACGCTGCCTTGCGTCGCGGCCTGCGTTTCGCCCTGGAGGACGAGGGCCACGAGGTGATCGAGGCCCCCGACGCGGCGGCAGCGATGGCGGCGTTCGAGAGCGATCCCGCCGACCTGGTCCTGCTCGACCTGCGCCTGCCCGATCGGTCTGGATTCGAGGTGTGCCGCGAGATCCGCCGCGTGAGCTTCGTGCCGATCGTCATCGTCACCGCCCAAGACGACACCCACGACATGGTGGCCGGGCTGGAAGCCGGCGCCGACGACTACGTCACCAAGCCCGTATCGGCCAAGGCGCTCGCGGCCCGCGTCCGTGCCCACTTGCGCCGGGTGAGCTGGCAAGGCCTGCCCGGTTCCGAGGTGGTCGCCGGGCTCGACGCAACCCTGCTCGCCCGGGTCGACCTGGAGATCCGTGAGCTCGAAGGCGTCGTGCTGCGCCACGGCAGGCGCATCCCGCTGACGAAGACCGAGTTCCGCCTGCTGTGCGAGTTTGCCCACCACCCGAACCAGTTGCTGAGCCGCGACCAGCTGCTGGAGACCGTGTGGGGCTACGACTACGTGGGCGACGGGCGCCTCGTCGACACGCACGTGCGGCGGCTGCGCGCGAAGGTGGAAGACGATCCCGACGAGCCCTCGCTGATCGTCACCGCGCGTGGTCTCGGCTACCGGCTGTCCGTCGCCTGA
- the truA gene encoding tRNA pseudouridine(38-40) synthase TruA has product MTSSAAPESAEPAATRRARLLVAYDGAPFHGFAENPGVATVAGTLREALALVARRDVELTGAGRTDAGVHAWGQVVSVDLPATMEIDTLARRLSRICAPAIVVREAAWAPESFDARFSASWRRYRYTVLASEVADPFLRDTAWHVAAALDLRSMQLGCDPLIGEHDFTTFCRLPKAVVGGKPPTAVRRVLDARWAESTSERGGRLLVFEIRATAFCHQMVRSIVGTLVDIGLGRRHAGEVLPAMRARDRAAAGQVAPPHGLCLWEVGYA; this is encoded by the coding sequence ATGACCTCCTCCGCCGCACCGGAGTCCGCCGAGCCCGCCGCCACCAGGCGGGCTCGCCTGCTGGTGGCCTACGACGGGGCACCGTTCCACGGGTTCGCGGAGAACCCCGGTGTCGCCACCGTGGCCGGGACCCTGCGTGAGGCGCTGGCCCTCGTCGCCCGCCGCGACGTCGAGCTGACCGGTGCCGGACGCACCGATGCCGGGGTCCACGCATGGGGACAGGTGGTCAGCGTCGACCTGCCGGCGACGATGGAGATCGACACCCTCGCGCGGCGGCTGTCGCGCATCTGCGCGCCTGCGATCGTCGTGCGCGAGGCGGCGTGGGCGCCAGAGAGCTTCGATGCACGGTTCAGCGCGTCCTGGCGTCGCTATCGGTACACGGTTCTCGCGAGCGAGGTGGCCGATCCCTTCCTTCGGGACACCGCTTGGCACGTCGCGGCGGCGCTCGATCTGCGCTCGATGCAGCTCGGCTGCGATCCCCTGATCGGCGAGCACGACTTCACCACGTTCTGCCGGCTGCCGAAAGCGGTCGTGGGTGGCAAGCCGCCGACGGCAGTGCGGCGCGTCCTGGACGCGAGGTGGGCGGAGTCGACGAGCGAACGCGGCGGCCGCCTGCTGGTGTTCGAGATCCGCGCGACGGCCTTCTGCCACCAGATGGTGCGCTCGATCGTCGGGACCCTCGTCGACATCGGGCTGGGGCGCCGCCACGCCGGCGAGGTGCTGCCCGCGATGCGGGCACGAGACCGTGCTGCCGCCGGCCAGGTGGCCCCGCCCCACGGGCTGTGCCTGTGGGAGGTCGGGTACGCGTGA
- the rplQ gene encoding 50S ribosomal protein L17, with translation MPATPRRARNFGGDAAHQKLMMANLAASLFAAEAIVTTEAKAKALRPIAEKLITKAKKAQEGDSLRVHRIRQIQGYLNDREMTAKLVDNVAPRYLDRNGGYLRILKLGPRQGDNAPMARVELV, from the coding sequence ATGCCTGCCACCCCTCGCCGTGCCCGCAACTTCGGCGGCGACGCCGCGCACCAGAAGTTGATGATGGCCAACCTCGCCGCGTCGCTCTTCGCTGCCGAGGCGATCGTCACCACCGAGGCCAAGGCGAAGGCGCTGCGCCCGATCGCGGAGAAGCTGATCACCAAGGCGAAGAAGGCCCAGGAGGGCGACTCGCTGCGGGTTCACCGGATCCGCCAGATCCAGGGCTACCTGAACGACCGCGAGATGACGGCCAAGCTCGTCGACAACGTCGCCCCCCGCTACCTCGACCGCAACGGCGGCTACCTGCGCATCTTGAAGCTCGGGCCGCGCCAGGGCGACAACGCGCCCATGGCCCGCGTCGAGCTGGTCTGA
- a CDS encoding DNA-directed RNA polymerase subunit alpha, with translation MLVIQRPTVEPIDEDRQDRQRFAIGPLEPGFGHTIGNSLRRTLLSSIPGAAITTVRFDDALHEFDTIQGVTEDVTDIILNLKDVVLTSESEESITLRIDARGPTVVTAGDIKCPSEIEILNGDLVIAHLNSKARLAIDLTVERGRGYLSSDRDAQNRTIGVVPIDAIFSPVRRVMFDVEPTRVEQSTNYDRLVLDIETDGSISPREALASAGATLRSLVDLVAGLSDEPQGLELGEVTMPGSASPDLDLPIEDLDLSERPRNCLKRAQINSVGELLTKTEDDLLNITNFGQKSLDEVKQKLDERGLSLRG, from the coding sequence ATGCTCGTCATCCAGCGTCCCACCGTCGAGCCCATCGACGAGGACCGCCAGGACCGTCAGCGCTTCGCCATCGGGCCGCTCGAGCCCGGTTTCGGGCACACGATCGGCAACTCGCTGCGGCGCACCCTGTTGTCGTCCATCCCCGGCGCGGCGATCACCACCGTGCGCTTCGACGACGCCCTGCACGAGTTCGACACGATCCAAGGTGTCACCGAGGACGTCACCGACATCATCTTGAACCTGAAAGACGTGGTGCTCACCTCCGAGTCCGAGGAGTCGATCACGCTGCGCATCGACGCCCGTGGCCCGACCGTCGTCACCGCCGGCGACATCAAGTGCCCGTCCGAGATCGAGATCCTGAACGGTGACCTCGTCATCGCGCATCTCAACTCCAAGGCACGTCTCGCGATCGACCTCACCGTCGAGCGCGGCCGGGGCTACCTGTCGAGCGACCGTGACGCCCAGAACCGCACCATCGGCGTGGTCCCCATCGACGCCATCTTCTCGCCGGTGCGCAGGGTGATGTTCGACGTCGAGCCGACCCGCGTCGAGCAGTCGACGAACTACGACCGCCTGGTGCTCGACATCGAGACCGACGGCTCGATCAGCCCGCGTGAGGCTCTCGCCTCGGCCGGCGCGACGTTGCGCTCTCTCGTCGATCTCGTCGCCGGCCTCTCCGACGAGCCCCAGGGGCTCGAGCTCGGCGAGGTGACGATGCCCGGGTCGGCGAGCCCCGACCTCGACCTGCCGATCGAAGACCTCGACCTCTCCGAGCGCCCCCGCAACTGCTTGAAGCGGGCGCAGATCAACTCCGTCGGTGAGCTGCTGACGAAGACCGAGGACGACCTGTTGAACATCACCAACTTCGGGCAGAAGAGCCTCGACGAGGTGAAGCAGAAGCTCGACGAGCGCGGTCTCAGCCTGCGCGGCTGA
- the rpsD gene encoding 30S ribosomal protein S4: MARYTGPKVRLSRRLGTNIFENEKGRRALERRPFPPGAHGRTRRRSSGSEYLVQLQEKQKAKYIYGVLERQFRNTYEEANRLAGPTGENLLRLLEQRLDNVVYRAGWASSRPQARQFVSHGLIQVNGKRVNIPSYRVRKGEVVSLSDKARAMIVVQHNIDVLDRSLVGWLEAGDGAKQVTVRDLPSREHIDVPVREQLIVELYSK; this comes from the coding sequence ATGGCCCGCTACACCGGTCCCAAGGTGCGCCTGTCCCGGCGCCTGGGCACGAACATCTTCGAGAACGAAAAGGGCCGCAGGGCTCTGGAGCGACGACCGTTCCCCCCCGGGGCCCACGGTCGCACGCGTCGGCGCTCGAGTGGCAGCGAGTACCTGGTGCAGCTCCAGGAGAAGCAGAAGGCGAAGTACATCTACGGTGTGCTGGAACGTCAGTTCCGCAACACGTACGAAGAGGCGAACCGTCTCGCCGGGCCGACCGGTGAGAACCTGTTGCGCCTGCTCGAACAGCGTCTCGACAACGTGGTGTACCGCGCCGGGTGGGCGTCTTCGCGCCCCCAGGCCCGCCAGTTCGTCAGCCACGGGCTCATCCAGGTGAACGGCAAGCGCGTCAACATCCCGAGCTACCGGGTGCGCAAGGGCGAGGTCGTCTCGTTGTCGGACAAGGCCCGAGCGATGATCGTGGTCCAGCACAACATCGACGTCCTCGACCGCTCGCTGGTCGGCTGGCTCGAGGCCGGAGACGGTGCCAAGCAGGTCACTGTGCGCGACCTGCCCTCGCGCGAGCACATCGACGTGCCTGTGCGCGAGCAGCTCATCGTCGAGCTCTACTCCAAGTAA
- the rpsK gene encoding 30S ribosomal protein S11, translating into MAKPKPGGRRPRKRERKNITVGVAHIKCSFNNTIVSITDTAGNVIAWASGGGVGYKGSRKSTPFAAQLAAEKAARQAMEHGLRRVEVQAKGPGSGRDTAIRSLQNSGIEVTSIKDVTPVPHNGCRSPKRKRN; encoded by the coding sequence ATGGCCAAGCCGAAGCCGGGCGGTCGCCGCCCCCGCAAGCGCGAGCGCAAGAACATCACGGTGGGCGTGGCCCACATCAAGTGCTCGTTCAACAACACGATCGTCTCCATCACCGACACCGCCGGCAACGTCATCGCCTGGGCATCGGGTGGAGGCGTCGGGTACAAGGGCTCGCGCAAGAGCACACCCTTCGCCGCCCAGCTCGCCGCCGAGAAGGCTGCTCGCCAGGCGATGGAGCACGGCCTGCGGCGCGTCGAGGTCCAGGCCAAGGGCCCTGGGTCGGGGCGTGACACCGCGATCCGCTCGTTGCAGAACTCAGGGATCGAGGTGACCTCCATCAAGGACGTCACGCCGGTGCCCCACAACGGTTGCCGCAGCCCGAAGCGCAAGAGGAACTGA
- the rpsM gene encoding 30S ribosomal protein S13 — protein sequence MARIAGVDIPREKRLEIALTYIYGIGKTTAQRICAGLDLDPNTRVHNLTDDEVNRIRGWVDQNITVEGDLRREVQQDIRRKIEIGSLQGIRHRKGLPVRGQRTHTNARTRKGPKKTVANKKKAVRK from the coding sequence ATGGCTCGCATCGCCGGCGTCGACATCCCCCGCGAGAAGCGGCTGGAGATCGCGCTCACCTACATCTACGGGATCGGCAAGACCACCGCCCAGCGCATCTGCGCGGGTCTCGACCTCGACCCCAACACGCGGGTGCACAACCTCACCGACGACGAGGTGAACCGGATCCGCGGCTGGGTCGACCAGAACATCACCGTGGAAGGCGACCTGCGCCGTGAGGTGCAACAAGACATCCGCCGCAAGATCGAGATCGGGAGCCTGCAGGGCATTCGCCATCGCAAGGGCCTTCCCGTGCGCGGTCAGCGCACGCACACCAACGCGCGCACCCGCAAGGGCCCGAAGAAGACCGTCGCCAACAAGAAGAAGGCCGTGAGGAAGTAG
- the rpmJ gene encoding 50S ribosomal protein L36, with amino-acid sequence MKVRPSVKKMCEKCKVIRRHGRVMVICENPRHKQRQG; translated from the coding sequence ATGAAGGTTCGTCCGAGCGTCAAGAAGATGTGTGAGAAGTGCAAGGTGATCCGCCGGCACGGCCGCGTCATGGTCATCTGCGAAAACCCGCGCCACAAGCAGCGCCAGGGCTGA
- a CDS encoding adenylate kinase, whose protein sequence is MIPGARLIIVGRQGAGKGTQCVRLSRHYVVPHISTGDMLRAAVREGSELGRTAAEVMDSGSLVSDEIMIGIVRERLGRDDARTRGYILDGFPRTVAQAEALDEITAERPIQCVIDLNVPRDLVLQRISSRRVCRDCGTNYTTTGKEKQPWLCDVCGGDVVLRDDDTPDAVNRRLDLYESQTRPLIEYYSRRDRLAVIDGVGHPDEVFARLTAAVEAART, encoded by the coding sequence ATGATTCCCGGTGCTCGGCTGATCATCGTGGGCCGTCAAGGCGCCGGGAAGGGCACGCAGTGCGTGCGCTTGTCGCGCCACTACGTCGTGCCCCACATCTCGACCGGCGACATGCTGCGCGCCGCGGTCAGGGAAGGGTCCGAGCTCGGTCGCACGGCGGCCGAGGTGATGGACTCCGGCAGCCTCGTGTCCGACGAGATCATGATCGGCATCGTGCGTGAGCGGCTGGGCCGCGACGACGCCCGTACCAGGGGCTACATCTTGGATGGCTTCCCGCGCACCGTCGCCCAGGCCGAGGCGCTCGACGAGATAACGGCCGAGCGTCCGATCCAGTGCGTGATCGACCTGAACGTGCCGCGCGACCTGGTGCTGCAGCGCATCTCCAGCCGGCGGGTGTGCCGCGACTGCGGCACGAACTACACGACGACCGGCAAGGAGAAGCAGCCCTGGCTGTGCGACGTGTGCGGCGGCGACGTCGTGCTGCGCGACGACGACACCCCCGACGCCGTCAACCGCCGACTCGACCTGTACGAGTCCCAGACCCGGCCGCTGATCGAGTACTACAGCCGCCGTGACCGCCTCGCGGTGATCGACGGCGTCGGTCATCCAGACGAGGTCTTCGCCCGCTTGACCGCAGCCGTCGAGGCCGCCCGCACCTAG
- the secY gene encoding preprotein translocase subunit SecY produces MLSNLKNIFKVPDLRNKILFTLLIILLYRLGSFIRVPGIDDQAVQQLRESARQQGALGFLNLFSGGAFSSFAIFALGIMPYITASIIMQVLTVVIPKLEEWQQEGAVGQRKITQWTRYVAMGIATLQAAGLTFIFGQGRGQAFFTQTVSVVLLPDGMWPRGLLVIVTLVAGTALLMWMGELIGQRGIGNGMSILIMASVVSSLPYSYYAILQDKKWFVFAILILVSLAILVAVVRVELGQRRIPVQFAKRVVGRRMYGGQSTYIPLKVNQSGVIPIIFASSVLMLPVLMTNVIGSDTGWRRTVTEWVDRNLVSSQGLLYMVVLAVLVVAFAYFYNSIAFDPVRQADQIRRQGGFIPGIRPGPQTERYLAKVVNRITLPGALFVAAIAILPYIVLWVGDVNSFPFSGTTVLIAVGVALELMRQIDSQLMLRNYEGFLK; encoded by the coding sequence GTGCTGTCGAACTTGAAGAACATCTTCAAGGTCCCCGACCTGCGGAACAAGATCTTGTTCACGCTGCTCATCATCTTGCTCTATCGGCTGGGCTCGTTCATCCGGGTGCCCGGCATCGACGACCAAGCGGTGCAGCAGCTACGCGAGTCGGCACGCCAGCAAGGGGCGCTCGGCTTCTTGAACCTGTTCTCCGGCGGAGCGTTCTCCAGCTTCGCCATCTTCGCGCTCGGGATCATGCCTTACATCACGGCCAGCATCATCATGCAGGTGCTCACCGTGGTCATCCCGAAACTCGAGGAGTGGCAGCAAGAAGGTGCCGTCGGCCAGCGCAAGATCACCCAGTGGACGCGCTATGTGGCGATGGGCATCGCCACGCTGCAGGCCGCCGGGCTGACGTTCATCTTCGGCCAGGGCCGGGGCCAGGCGTTCTTCACCCAGACGGTGTCGGTCGTGCTGCTTCCCGACGGGATGTGGCCGCGCGGCCTGCTGGTGATCGTCACGCTCGTCGCCGGGACGGCACTGCTGATGTGGATGGGCGAGCTGATCGGCCAGCGCGGCATCGGCAACGGGATGAGCATTCTCATCATGGCCTCGGTGGTCAGCTCGCTGCCGTACAGCTACTACGCGATCCTGCAGGACAAGAAGTGGTTCGTGTTCGCGATCTTGATCCTCGTCTCCCTCGCGATCCTGGTCGCGGTGGTGCGAGTCGAGCTCGGCCAGCGCCGGATCCCGGTGCAGTTCGCGAAGCGCGTCGTCGGCCGGCGGATGTACGGCGGGCAGAGCACCTACATCCCGCTGAAGGTGAACCAGTCCGGCGTGATCCCGATCATCTTCGCCTCGTCGGTGCTCATGCTGCCGGTGCTGATGACGAACGTCATCGGCAGCGACACGGGTTGGCGGCGCACGGTCACCGAGTGGGTCGACCGCAACCTGGTCAGCTCGCAGGGGCTGCTCTACATGGTCGTGCTCGCCGTGCTCGTCGTCGCGTTCGCCTACTTCTACAACTCGATCGCGTTCGACCCGGTCCGCCAGGCCGACCAGATCCGCCGCCAGGGCGGCTTCATCCCCGGCATCCGCCCCGGCCCCCAGACCGAGCGCTACCTGGCCAAGGTGGTCAACCGGATCACCCTGCCCGGCGCGCTGTTCGTCGCTGCGATCGCGATCCTGCCCTACATCGTGCTCTGGGTGGGCGACGTGAACAGCTTCCCGTTCTCCGGCACGACCGTGCTGATCGCCGTCGGCGTGGCCCTCGAGCTGATGCGCCAGATCGACAGCCAGCTGATGTTGCGCAACTACGAGGGCTTCCTGAAGTGA
- the rplO gene encoding 50S ribosomal protein L15, producing the protein MRVDDLSPSPGAKQTKRRVGRGIGGRRGKTAGRGTKGQYARNTVARGFEGGQMPLKQRVPKLKGFTNPFRVEYQAINLDVLSGLEETDVTLEVLHAHGLTHKGALVKVLARGELTRAVNVSVHAVSKAAESAIVAAGGTVSILPLPYRVRPAAQGNQFTNR; encoded by the coding sequence ATGCGAGTCGACGACCTTTCCCCCTCACCCGGGGCCAAGCAGACGAAGCGCCGTGTCGGGCGCGGCATCGGCGGCCGGCGGGGCAAGACCGCCGGGCGCGGCACCAAGGGCCAGTACGCCCGCAACACCGTCGCGCGCGGCTTCGAGGGCGGCCAGATGCCGCTCAAGCAGCGGGTGCCCAAGCTGAAGGGGTTCACCAACCCGTTCCGCGTGGAGTACCAGGCGATCAACCTCGACGTGCTGTCGGGCCTCGAGGAGACCGACGTCACCCTCGAAGTGCTGCACGCGCACGGCCTGACCCACAAGGGTGCCCTCGTGAAGGTGCTCGCCCGGGGAGAGCTCACGCGTGCGGTGAACGTCTCGGTGCATGCCGTGTCGAAGGCCGCCGAGTCTGCGATAGTGGCTGCAGGCGGTACCGTTTCGATCTTGCCCCTGCCCTACCGGGTGCGTCCCGCGGCGCAGGGCAACCAGTTCACGAACCGCTGA
- the rpmD gene encoding 50S ribosomal protein L30, which yields MATVNSGQKALTVTQVRSAIGAKPKTRGTLRALGLRKIGDTNTMPDRPEIRGMIRRVPHLVEVAEATAEES from the coding sequence ATGGCAACCGTCAACTCCGGCCAGAAGGCGCTGACCGTCACCCAGGTGCGGTCCGCGATCGGCGCCAAGCCGAAGACCCGGGGCACGCTGCGCGCCCTCGGTCTGCGCAAGATCGGCGACACGAACACCATGCCCGACCGCCCCGAGATCCGCGGGATGATCCGCCGCGTGCCGCACCTCGTCGAGGTCGCTGAGGCCACGGCTGAGGAGAGCTGA